The following proteins are co-located in the Callospermophilus lateralis isolate mCalLat2 chromosome 8, mCalLat2.hap1, whole genome shotgun sequence genome:
- the Sparcl1 gene encoding SPARC-like protein 1 produces MKTLLFFIYILGTAAAIPTNARFLSDHSKPTETSIIQDNTTIPSAKVEAEENEKEAAVSRENLPNHKDEKSSILKSEEENQEQSAEQDKAYSQELGLKDEEDSDGDLSVNLEYSPTDGSLDLREDISGPQEKKLPESTDFPPPDSVDSNQQENITEGEENQEQPTNYPHDHLNKNDTHSQNLRDQRKQEQDPNTPNEDEEEGKEPGEIGSPSDNQEWEKEFPKENFNSKQEEDSKKSGDILEESNQPTQISKMQDELEQNNQEQEEDNSNAEAEEDNVSNINKHIQDTEWQSQEGKMGPEATGKHEDMDKKTVSEALLMEPTDDRNIMPRSHGADDASHDGPRQSATDVDFTPSQDFLEAERAQSISYHLKYEEQKERTHENEHEDTSEHGDYQGAKKAGSSSNEDDTSTEGNVGVHSVDPCVNFQCKRGHICKADQQGKPHCVCQDPVTCPPAKPLDQACGTDNQTYASSCHLFATKCRLEGTKKGHQLQLDYFGACKSIPACTDFEVAQFPLRMRDWLKNILMQLYEPNPKHAGYLNEKQRSKVKKIYLDEKRLLAGDHPIELLLRDFKKNYHMYVYPVHWQFNELDQHPTDRVLTHSELAPLRASLVPMEHCITRFFEECDPNKDKHITLKEWGHCFGIKEEDIDENLLF; encoded by the exons ATGAAGACTCTGCTGTTTTTCATATACATCTTGGGAACTGCAGCTGCAATTCCG ACAAATGCAAGGTTTTTATCTGATCATTCCAAACCAACTGAAACATCAATAATACAAGACAATACTACAATTCCCAGTGCAAAGGTTGAAGctgaagaaaatgaaaaggaagcTGCAGTATCCAGAGAAAACCTTCCCAACCATAAG gatgAAAAATCTTCAATATTAAAGTCAGAAGAGGAAAACCAGGAACAGTCAGCAGAACAGGACAAAGCTTACAGCCAAGAGCTAGGACTGAAGGATGAGGAGGATAGCGATGGTGACTTAAGTGTGAATTTGGAGTATTCACCAACTGATGGTAGCTTGGATCTAAGAGAAGATATAAGTGGGCCTCAAGAGAAAAAACTCCCTGAGAGCACTGATTTTCCTCCTCCTGATTCTGTGGATTCTAACCAACAAGAAAACATCACAGAGGGAGAGGAAAACCAAGAACAACCCACAAATTATCCACATGATCATTTGAACAAGAATGATACACACAGCCAAAACCTAAGGGATCAGAGAAAGCAAGAGCAGGATCCTAATACTCCCAATGAAGATGAGGAAGAGGGAAAAGAGCCAGGGGAAATTGGTAGCCCCAGTGATAACCAAGAATGGGAGAAAGAATTTCCTAAGGAGAATTTTAACAGTAAGCAAGAAGAAGACAGTAAGAAATCTGGTGATATTTTGGAAGAGTCCAATCAACCAACTCAAATAAGCAAAATGCAGGATGAACTTGAGCAGAATAACCAAGAACAAGAAGAGGATAACTCCAATGCAGAAGCAGAAGAGGACAACGTATCAAACATAAATAAGCACATTCAAGATACTGAATGGCAGAGCCAAGAAGGAAAAATGGGCCCTGAAGCTACTGGCAAGCACGAGGACATGGATAAAAAGACTGTTTCTGAGGCTTTGCTCATGGAACCTACTGATGATAGAAACATCATGCCCAGAAGTCATGGGGCTGATGATGCCAGTCATGATGGACCCAGGCAAAGTGCAACTGATGTCGATTTCACCCCAAGCCAGGACTTTCTAGAGGCTGAAAGAGCTCAGTCCATTTCCTACCATCTCAAATATGAGGAGCAAAAAGAAAGAACACACGAGAATGAACATGAAGATACCAGTGAGCATGGAGACTACCAAGGG GCCAAGAAAGCAGGCAGCTCATCAAATGAAGATGACACTTCAACTGAAGGCAATGTGGGGGTGCACAGTGTGG ATCCTTGTGTGAACTTCCAGTGTAAGAGAGGACATATCTGTAAAGCAGACCAACAGGGAAAACCCCACTGCGTTTGCCAAGATCCAGTGACTTGTCCTCCAGCAAAACCCCTTGACCAA GCTTGTGGCACTGACAACCAGACCTATGCAAGTTCCTGTCATCTGTTTGCTACAAAGTGCAGACTGGAGGGAACCAAAAAGGGACATCAACTGCAGCTGGATtattttggagcctgcaaat CTATTCCTGCTTGTACAGACTTTGAAGTGGCTCAGTTTCCTCTACGGATGAGAGACTGGCTCAAGAATATCCTCATGCAGCTttatgaacctaaccctaaacatgcTGGATATCTAAATGAGAAACAGAGAAGTAAA GTCAAGAAAATTTACCTGGATGAAAAGAGACTCTTGGCTGGGGACCATCCCATTGAACTTCTCTTAAGGGACTTTAAGAAAAACTACCACATGTATGTTTATCCTGTGCATTGGCAGTTTAATGAACTTGACCAACATCCTACAGACAG AGTCTTGACACATTCCGAGCTTGCTCCTCTACGAGCATCTCTGGTGCCCATGGAGCACTGCATAACCCGCTTCTTTGAGGAGTGTGACCCCAACAAGGATAAGCACATCACCTTGAAGGAGTGGGGCCACTGCTTTGGAATTAAAGAAG aagacatagatgaAAACCTCCTGTTTTGA